The segment CCTTCCGACCCTGGTTACGGTCCGGACCGGCTGCCGCTGATGCGCAACCGCATGCCTGCCATTGCAGAAGATCTCCGGATGGCATGCTGCAAGCCAGCCCGGCTCGAGCGCGGATCATCGCCGGGAGGGGCGCACCACTGGTACCGGCGCGTGACATGACCATCCCGTGAGGCGATATCCATTCCTTCGGCATCGGTGTTGCCGCCGCCCGCCCGGTGCCGTGACCGGATACTGCGAGCGGGCCGCATGGAACGCGTCTGCGGTGGATCGATAGAACGGATCGCCGGGTTGTTCCCGGGCGAGCCGATCTCCGACGCCTGACCCGAGGAGGATCGATGAAGCGTATACTCCTTCCGACCGCCTTCCTGCTGCTCTGTGCATCATGCGGCGTGGAACCCGGGGAACCCGCCGCCGTTCCGGCCGAAGTCGTGTCCGACACGCTCGCGGCCGTCGACTCCATCGGTATCCTGATGGGGGACAGCGACTACACCTTCGGGGCCATAGCGGACTTCGCCCCCCTGGCAGGCGGGGGAGTCGCCGTGCTGGACAGGATCGCCGAGAGAGTCTCGCTCTTCGACGGCGGGGGGGTGTTCGTGCGAAGCTTCGGCAGGCACGGGGAGGCTCCCGGCGAGTTCCAGTGGCCTGCGAGCCTGTGCGTACTCCCGTCCGGCACCATCCTCGTGCTGGAGGGCGCATCGGGCAAGGTGAACGTCTTCGACTCGACCGGTGTCTTCCTGTCGTCCTGGATCATGGAGGGTATGGGCATCTATCCCATGGAGGTCGAGGCCTTCGACGACTCGTCCTTCGTCGCCTACGACTTCTCGATGGACATGGACGAGGACGGGCTCTCGACGCTGTTCACGCTGTGGAGGTATCACGCCTTCACCGGAGAGGTGCTGGCGAGGTACGTGACCTGGGAGGCCCCGTCCTCGGGATCGACCGACTTCACGGACGCATTCCTGCTCTTCGCGACCGACGGGGCCGGGAGGGTCTACCTCTCCCGGGCCGCCTCCGACCAGTGGATGGTGGAGGTGTTCGAGGCCGCCGAAGCGCCCGTGGACACGCTCCTCTGCTTCCCGGGCCTCGCCCGGATCGCGGTGGAGTCGGATTCGCAGCATGTGCCGGGCGTTCCGAGGATAAGCTACATGTACCAGGACTCCGAGCAGGGGAACATGGCCAGCGGCACCACCAACCTGCCGGAGTTCTTCCCGCTCGTTGCCGGCCTGGAAGTCGGGCCCGGCGGCAGCCTCTGGGCACTCCGGGGCGGCCCCGATGCCCGCGACTGGGACGAGATATCACAAGACGGCGAACCCGTCGGCATCCACCACATGGCGCTCGGCGACACTTCGAGCGTGATCCTGCTCGAAGCCTCCTCCACTGGCGGCATCTACGCCTTCGACGCCGTGAGCGAGGACTACCACAGGCTCTACCGTATGGAGCCGTAGGGATGGCGTTCATGTCAGCCTCCTCGAGACCGTCGCCCAGGGTCTTCCCGTTCTCCGCGATCGTCGGGCAGAACCAGGCGAAGCTGGCCATGACACTGGCGCTCATAGATCCCGGTATGGGTGGAGTGCTGCTTTCGGGAGTGAAGGGCACGGCCAAGTCTACACTGGTAAGGGCTCTGCCGGGCATCGTGCCACCCTTCAGGGTGAGGTCCGGCTGCAGATACCACTGCAACGCCGACTCCACCCGGAACCTTTGCGAAGACTGCGCCCGCGGACGGGGCGATCCCGTCGACTTCCAGCCCTCGATAGTCACGCTCCCCCTCGGGACCACCGAAGACAGCCTCCTGGGCAGCATCGACATGGAAAAGCTCCTCCGGGACGGGACGGTCCGCTTCGAAGTCGGCCTGCTCGGTGACGCCAACAACCAGATCCTCTATGTCGACGAGGTGAACCTCCTTCCCGACAGCATCGCCGACGACCTCCTCGATGCGTGCGCGAGCGGATGGAACACCGTCGAGCGCGAGAGCGTATCCGTCTCCCACCCCGCCGGGTTCACCCTTGTGGGCACCATGAACCCCGAGGAGGGCCACCTTCGACCCCAGCTCCTCGACCGTTTCGCGCTGTCGGTCAGGATCGAGACCATCACCGACCCCGAGCAGCGCACCGAGATCATCTCTCGTTCGCTGTCGTTCTCAGCGAATCCGGAGGCTTTCGCCGCCGCCTTCACGAGGCACGACGAGTCCCTCAAGAGCAGGATCTCGACCGCCCGCAGAAGGCTCGAACAGGTGAAGATCCGCCTCGTGACCCTCTGGACCGTGGCCGGCGCGATGGCGTCCCTCGAACTCGACGGACAGAGGCCCGACATCGTGACTCTCCGCGCAGCGAGAGCTCTTGCGGCCCTCGAAGGGGCACCCGCCATCGAGCTCGATCATCTCGTCCGGGTCGCCCCGCTGTCGGTGATGCACCGGACCAGGGGCGGCGGTTTCAGCCAGCCCCCCGGTGAGGAGGATGTGGCCGACGCACTGCACCGGGCTGCCATCGCCGGCGAGAAGAAGGAAGGCGCCCAGACGGCCTGGGCCTGGGACAGGT is part of the Candidatus Fermentibacter sp. genome and harbors:
- a CDS encoding ATP-binding protein; translation: MAFMSASSRPSPRVFPFSAIVGQNQAKLAMTLALIDPGMGGVLLSGVKGTAKSTLVRALPGIVPPFRVRSGCRYHCNADSTRNLCEDCARGRGDPVDFQPSIVTLPLGTTEDSLLGSIDMEKLLRDGTVRFEVGLLGDANNQILYVDEVNLLPDSIADDLLDACASGWNTVERESVSVSHPAGFTLVGTMNPEEGHLRPQLLDRFALSVRIETITDPEQRTEIISRSLSFSANPEAFAAAFTRHDESLKSRISTARRRLEQVKIRLVTLWTVAGAMASLELDGQRPDIVTLRAARALAALEGAPAIELDHLVRVAPLSVMHRTRGGGFSQPPGEEDVADALHRAAIAGEKKEGAQTAWAWDRCLEVGKR